The region CAGCTATTTGCTGGAGCACGAATACGGTCTCAATCTGCCGCGCCGCCTGCAGATCGAATTCAGCCAGGTGGTGCAGGAAGTCACTGATGCCACCGGCAAGGAAGTCAGTGCCGCGCAGATCTGGGACGTGTTCGAGACCGAGTATCTCGGCACCGAGGACACCTATGGCTATGTCGCGCACCATCTGGTCGAGGACTCCACTGCCGATCAGGTGGAGCTTTCGACCGAGATCACCGTGAACGGTCAGCGCCAGAAGCTGAGCGGGCGCGGCAATGGGCCAATCGATGCCTTCGTGCAGGGCCTGTCCCGCCTGTGCGGAGAGCCGATCACATTCGTCGACTATCACGAACATTCGATCGGCAGCGGCGCCGATGCCACGGCCGTGACCTACATCGAACTGCGCGTCGGCGATGGCAAGGCCCTGTTCGGTGTCGGCCGCGATCCGAATATCGTCACGTCCTCGCTCAAGGCGGTGCTGTCCGGCGTCAACCGCACCTTGCGTGCGCGCCCGCAGTTGGCCAGGGCGGTCGGAATGTCGTGACCGAAGCTCCGTCCGAACTGCTTACATCGCGCTTGCGGCTGTGCCCGCTGAGCGAGCGGGATATCGACGTCCTGCACGCGATCTGGACAGAGCCGGGCGTGCGACGCTTTCTTTGGGATGACCGTCGGCTGTCGCGCCACGAGACCCGCGATTTCGTGGCGCGGAGCAGCTATCTGTTGCCGACCGAAGGGGTCGGCCTGTGGCTGGCGCGGGAACGCGGCGGAGAGGCCGTGGGCTTCGGAGGCTTCTGGAGTCTGGAAGGCAGTGGCGATCTCGAGCTGATCTACGGCGTGCGCGACACCAAGCTCGGGCAAGGCTACGGGCGGGAGATCGTGCGGCCCTTGCTTCGTTACGGCTTCGAGCAGCTTGGGCTAGAGGACATTCGAGCCAGCACCGATGTGCCCAACACCGCTTCGATCCGGCTGCTCAAGGGCTTCGGCTTTCTCCAGTTCCAGCGTTTGGGGGACTCGGTGCGGTTCCGGTTGCCGCGCGGGGTTTACACCGGGCGCGCTGTTGCCTGAGCTGGTAGAAGCCGATTGCGGATAATGTTCCGCCACTGTTCTGACCCGGACGCCCCGGACCGGTAGAATCCCGCCCATGGACGAGTTGCGCCGCCGGCAATATCTCAAGGCACTGGGACTGGACCTCTGGCTGTCGCGCGACACGCCGGATCCCCTGGCTG is a window of Banduia mediterranea DNA encoding:
- a CDS encoding GNAT family N-acetyltransferase, giving the protein MTEAPSELLTSRLRLCPLSERDIDVLHAIWTEPGVRRFLWDDRRLSRHETRDFVARSSYLLPTEGVGLWLARERGGEAVGFGGFWSLEGSGDLELIYGVRDTKLGQGYGREIVRPLLRYGFEQLGLEDIRASTDVPNTASIRLLKGFGFLQFQRLGDSVRFRLPRGVYTGRAVA